The proteins below are encoded in one region of Patescibacteria group bacterium:
- a CDS encoding glycosyltransferase family 4 protein — translation MKLLIVSPIYSPEIGGPATYSRELLNRLIPEFDVRVISFGAKSVSDNRATIISKSGNTLTRQLNLFFACLRQGLWADLIYIQEPAVVGLVALTAGKILGKKIITKYVGDPAWEEGRRRGKILVSSTLEMFLQTEQKHQGLLYKITKLVLRRSDKVITPAFYLARLLEKYYQVPAKQLLVIPNSVEILSSQPQKVAEQIVVVGRLAPWKNVDLIIEAANKLVKKEVKFSLKIVGDGEERQRLESLVKKFGLSARICFLGDVLPDQSHEVIDKSEILVLFSDYEGLPHVALESFASKTVVVASNIAGTSEVVKDGETGLLVTPNNTDELARVLEKILSDTRQRRELANHALALTKRSYTWDNNLTKLKKLLYEVAAE, via the coding sequence ATGAAGCTGCTGATTGTCTCTCCAATTTACTCTCCTGAGATTGGCGGGCCGGCAACATATAGCCGGGAACTTCTAAACCGTTTAATCCCCGAATTTGATGTTCGGGTAATCAGTTTTGGGGCCAAGTCTGTTTCCGACAACAGGGCGACGATTATTTCTAAATCCGGAAATACCCTGACAAGACAGCTGAATTTGTTTTTTGCCTGCTTGCGACAGGGACTTTGGGCGGATTTAATTTATATCCAGGAACCGGCAGTGGTTGGTTTGGTAGCCTTGACGGCCGGAAAAATTCTGGGGAAGAAAATAATTACCAAGTATGTTGGTGATCCCGCCTGGGAAGAGGGCCGGCGCCGGGGGAAAATTTTGGTAAGTTCGACTTTAGAGATGTTTTTACAGACCGAGCAGAAACATCAGGGTCTTTTGTATAAAATTACTAAACTGGTTTTGCGACGAAGCGACAAAGTCATCACTCCGGCTTTCTATCTGGCAAGATTACTGGAAAAGTACTATCAAGTCCCCGCTAAACAACTCCTGGTAATTCCCAATTCCGTAGAAATACTTTCTAGCCAACCTCAAAAAGTTGCCGAGCAGATTGTGGTGGTGGGTCGTCTGGCGCCATGGAAAAATGTTGACCTGATCATTGAAGCCGCTAATAAATTAGTCAAAAAAGAGGTAAAGTTCTCCCTGAAAATCGTCGGTGACGGGGAAGAAAGACAAAGACTGGAAAGTCTGGTTAAAAAATTTGGGCTGTCGGCGAGAATTTGTTTTCTAGGAGATGTTTTGCCGGATCAAAGCCATGAGGTGATAGACAAATCTGAGATCTTAGTCCTTTTTTCAGATTATGAAGGGTTGCCGCATGTGGCATTGGAGTCTTTTGCCTCTAAAACCGTGGTCGTGGCTTCTAATATTGCCGGCACAAGTGAGGTTGTTAAAGATGGCGAAACCGGACTATTGGTGACGCCGAACAATACGGACGAACTAGCCCGGGTACTGGAGAAGATCTTGTCTGACACCCGCCAACGCCGGGAACTGGCCAATCACGCCCTGGCCCTGACAAAGAGAAGCTATACATGGGATAATAATCTGACAAAATTGAAGAAATTGTTATATGAAGTGGCTGCGGAGTAA
- a CDS encoding glycosyltransferase, producing the protein MIASRIKKTLILSAWAPPQRKGGPLMLYNLFKTFPQGSYCFLTNGSGFVDINSSDEKWLPAKYYYYLPIPEQKKLGTKQFTLKYTLVAKIKRFTNKQLNIIWETTLIVITGIRLIKSENIELLVGTANGEQLMATFILHFLTRKPYLILIFDLWRGNSRSLLDSVLAWALEGMIFKSARHVIVNNKPTRDHFKKRYGINSKLIYNSVEVDRAVQANNREKIKHNSTIVFVGSIYWAQVQGIIDLLDAINILKILHVKVAIISPNCKDDLNRLGITLSMNVTFNEVAPSHVQETIRSSGIAFVPMSFGSKNIDIIRTATPAKYTEYLASGVPILVYAPKYSAVVSYAKETGTALTVTEQNSAELAKAIKTLLTNKKIRRALLSKAKDTFLANHNAKMNSLKFLKIVREL; encoded by the coding sequence ATGATTGCCTCTAGGATAAAAAAGACCTTGATTCTCTCTGCGTGGGCTCCGCCGCAAAGAAAAGGTGGCCCCTTAATGCTATATAATCTTTTTAAGACATTCCCACAAGGATCATATTGTTTTTTAACTAACGGATCGGGATTTGTAGACATTAATTCTTCCGATGAGAAATGGCTTCCGGCAAAATACTATTATTACCTTCCAATTCCCGAACAAAAAAAGCTCGGAACCAAGCAATTTACTTTAAAATATACTCTTGTAGCAAAAATAAAGAGATTTACGAACAAGCAATTAAACATAATATGGGAAACAACATTAATAGTAATAACTGGCATTAGACTGATTAAATCCGAGAATATAGAACTGCTTGTTGGTACCGCCAACGGGGAACAACTAATGGCAACATTCATTTTGCATTTTTTAACCAGGAAGCCTTACCTAATCCTGATATTTGACCTTTGGCGAGGGAACTCCCGATCATTACTTGATTCTGTTCTCGCATGGGCGCTTGAAGGCATGATCTTTAAAAGTGCTAGACATGTAATTGTAAACAATAAACCTACGCGCGACCACTTCAAAAAAAGATACGGAATTAACTCAAAGTTAATTTATAACTCGGTAGAAGTTGATAGAGCTGTTCAAGCAAATAATAGAGAAAAGATAAAACACAATTCAACAATTGTGTTTGTGGGATCAATTTATTGGGCTCAAGTTCAAGGAATAATTGATCTTCTTGATGCCATAAATATCTTAAAAATATTACACGTTAAAGTAGCAATTATTTCTCCGAATTGTAAAGACGACTTAAATCGGTTAGGCATCACTTTATCAATGAATGTAACCTTTAACGAAGTAGCACCATCTCATGTCCAGGAAACTATCCGATCGTCTGGTATTGCTTTTGTTCCCATGTCATTCGGGTCAAAAAATATAGATATAATAAGAACAGCTACTCCTGCAAAATATACAGAATACTTAGCTTCTGGAGTACCAATTCTTGTATATGCACCAAAATACTCGGCGGTTGTTTCTTACGCTAAAGAAACGGGGACCGCGTTAACTGTCACCGAGCAAAATTCGGCTGAGCTGGCAAAAGCAATCAAAACTCTTCTCACAAATAAAAAAATACGCCGTGCTTTGTTATCGAAGGCTAAAGACACATTTCTGGCGAACCATAACGCCAAAATGAATTCTCTCAAATTTCTTAAAATAGTTAGAGAGCTATAA
- a CDS encoding polysaccharide biosynthesis protein, with translation MILFENKTIVITGGTGSLGKVLTKRLLTGNHGRPKKIIIFSRDEAKQYYMRLEYLKKRNATEEIIYDDYQRILDFRIGDIRDYHSVRSVLRDADIVINAAALKQVPSCEYFPFEAVQTNILGPQNIIRAIEEGGLKISAVVGVSTDKACRPVNVMGMTKALQERLFITANLNLPYTRFICVRYGNVLASRGSVIPLFHDQIKNGGPVTVTTKDMTRFLLTLEKAVDTILAALGSALPGEIYIPIIPSSNINNVAKALIGNKKISISYTGIRPGEKIYEELVSEEESHRTYKRGDYYVIKPVLSHFPNHHKDGQPIKKSYSSTDNIMSLSNTRELLSKNDLLLDKELKYEGELLR, from the coding sequence ATGATTCTTTTTGAAAATAAAACTATTGTAATTACAGGTGGAACTGGATCATTGGGGAAGGTTTTGACTAAACGTTTACTTACTGGAAATCACGGCCGTCCAAAAAAAATTATAATCTTTTCAAGAGATGAGGCCAAACAATATTATATGCGTCTGGAATACCTCAAGAAAAGGAACGCGACCGAAGAAATTATCTACGATGACTATCAGAGAATCCTCGATTTCCGCATTGGAGATATAAGAGATTATCATTCTGTCCGATCTGTATTACGAGATGCCGACATTGTAATTAATGCAGCTGCTTTAAAACAAGTTCCTTCCTGCGAGTACTTTCCCTTTGAGGCCGTTCAGACTAACATCTTGGGTCCACAAAACATAATTCGCGCTATTGAGGAGGGTGGGCTGAAAATTAGTGCAGTAGTAGGAGTTTCAACAGATAAGGCTTGTCGCCCTGTCAACGTTATGGGTATGACAAAAGCTTTACAAGAAAGGTTATTCATTACTGCAAATCTAAATTTGCCTTATACAAGGTTCATTTGTGTGCGCTATGGGAATGTCCTTGCTTCCCGGGGTTCGGTAATCCCTCTTTTTCATGATCAGATTAAGAATGGGGGGCCAGTGACAGTTACCACTAAGGATATGACTCGATTTTTGCTCACTCTAGAAAAGGCAGTAGATACAATTCTTGCTGCTTTAGGCTCTGCCCTTCCTGGTGAAATATATATTCCGATCATTCCTTCTTCAAATATTAATAATGTAGCTAAGGCATTAATTGGTAATAAAAAGATTAGCATTTCTTATACTGGAATAAGACCCGGTGAGAAGATTTACGAGGAGCTTGTTTCAGAAGAAGAATCTCATCGTACTTATAAACGCGGAGATTATTACGTTATTAAACCAGTTCTTTCTCATTTTCCTAATCATCACAAAGACGGTCAACCAATTAAAAAATCCTATAGTTCTACTGACAATATTATGTCCCTGTCGAACACCCGAGAACTTCTCAGCAAAAATGATTTACTTCTTGATAAGGAATTAAAATATGAGGGCGAATTGTTAAGATGA
- a CDS encoding glycosyltransferase family 4 protein: protein MNKGKLLYILPEYSSNSSSHYYNLSELLERNSNIVKIALFIEKGENPGFLEQKVKIYRQQLTLPPFGLLERFFIFLGFRSQGYRTAYVHYSYWSAIIASLIFRPTGGKVYFWHCETFENYHAHLTNDFTGLRRRLTDHWPMLLTLRLVNYLVTGTETVGDFYEKTFGVPHDKIKILPNWVNLQRFMTISKTEQIRLRRKLKFLPEDKVVLFVHRLVPRKGTGYLPELIQNVISEVPEARFVIIGGGPDEKKLKTELAGQKKSVRVLGAIPNKEISKYFSLADLLIMPSRQEGFPRVLLESMAMKVPFVAFNVGGVRDILTPKQKKYVAEPGDLKTFSSFAVQLLKSLQRRQELIYEGTKQVQKYDLEKAASLFIGLFKE from the coding sequence ATGAACAAAGGAAAACTTCTCTACATTTTGCCGGAATATTCCAGCAATTCATCATCTCATTATTATAACTTGTCCGAATTGCTTGAGAGAAACTCTAATATTGTCAAAATCGCCTTGTTTATCGAAAAAGGTGAAAACCCGGGTTTTTTAGAGCAAAAAGTAAAAATTTATAGACAGCAGCTTACTCTGCCGCCATTTGGTCTATTAGAAAGATTTTTTATTTTTCTCGGATTTCGATCACAAGGATATAGAACTGCCTATGTACATTATTCTTACTGGAGCGCGATTATTGCCAGTCTGATCTTTCGACCGACCGGTGGGAAAGTTTATTTTTGGCACTGTGAAACTTTTGAGAACTACCATGCTCATTTGACCAACGATTTTACTGGTTTAAGAAGACGGCTAACTGATCATTGGCCAATGCTATTGACTTTGCGGCTGGTAAACTATCTGGTCACCGGAACGGAAACAGTGGGTGATTTTTATGAAAAAACTTTTGGAGTTCCTCACGATAAGATAAAAATTTTGCCGAACTGGGTTAATTTGCAGCGTTTTATGACAATAAGTAAGACTGAACAAATAAGATTAAGACGAAAGCTAAAGTTTCTTCCCGAAGATAAGGTGGTTCTATTTGTTCATCGGCTGGTACCCAGAAAAGGAACAGGGTACCTGCCGGAATTAATACAAAATGTTATCTCCGAAGTGCCGGAGGCACGGTTTGTTATTATCGGCGGGGGACCTGATGAAAAAAAACTTAAGACGGAATTAGCCGGTCAAAAAAAGTCGGTTCGGGTTTTGGGGGCAATTCCCAATAAGGAAATCTCTAAGTACTTTTCCTTGGCGGATCTTTTAATCATGCCGTCACGACAGGAGGGCTTTCCCCGGGTTCTTCTGGAATCCATGGCCATGAAAGTGCCGTTTGTGGCTTTTAATGTCGGCGGAGTTCGGGATATACTGACACCAAAACAAAAAAAATATGTTGCCGAGCCGGGAGATCTGAAAACTTTTTCCAGTTTTGCCGTACAATTGTTAAAGAGTTTGCAAAGAAGGCAGGAACTTATTTATGAAGGAACAAAACAAGTCCAAAAGTACGATTTAGAAAAAGCGGCCAGCCTTTTTATCGGACTCTTTAAAGAATGA
- a CDS encoding oligosaccharide flippase family protein, whose amino-acid sequence MKILESFSPTNNLIQKISLLVGLDLNYAAYSTAWLSILNLLTAAISLISVVIFTRVFTPQEYGLYKFVFVIASLLGALTLTGMNTAVTLAVAKEKEAILKEAVRVQIIFGTLPLLVGISLSLFYFISQNLFLGSTVLLLSLVIPVSNAFNTYSALFLGRKDFKHYSVITFVVFFIPMLVSIVALILRLGLFAVISSYFISTLLFNIFIYKLIIQKFPTSLAQDQSIIKTGIYQSILNCLNTVAQYLDSILVWHFLGSESLAMYSLAISIPEQARIFFKFIPSLAMPKLVHLSVDEINSFLPRKVLYFSLVIVLGIVGYYFLAPTLFHLFFPKYNQAIPLTQLAGLNMISIVPGVMGTALVAKQRHRRMGISGVTTPIVQIALTFGFGYYLGLVGLILARIATQVFIIIENYFLLVYK is encoded by the coding sequence ATGAAAATACTTGAATCTTTCTCTCCAACAAATAATTTAATTCAAAAAATATCACTACTCGTGGGGTTAGATTTGAACTATGCTGCCTATTCCACAGCTTGGTTGTCTATTCTTAACCTACTAACCGCTGCAATTTCATTAATCTCAGTAGTAATTTTTACCCGTGTGTTTACTCCTCAAGAATATGGACTTTACAAATTTGTTTTTGTCATCGCCTCTTTACTTGGAGCTCTGACATTAACTGGAATGAACACCGCAGTCACTTTAGCTGTAGCAAAGGAGAAAGAAGCCATACTTAAAGAAGCAGTGCGGGTTCAAATAATATTCGGAACGCTACCATTACTAGTTGGTATTTCCTTAAGCTTGTTTTACTTTATTTCTCAAAATTTATTTCTTGGGTCAACAGTCCTCTTACTTAGTTTAGTAATACCCGTCTCTAATGCATTTAACACCTATTCGGCGTTATTTTTAGGAAGGAAGGACTTCAAACATTATTCAGTAATTACATTTGTTGTATTTTTTATTCCCATGTTGGTTTCAATAGTTGCACTAATTTTAAGATTAGGGCTTTTCGCTGTTATAAGTAGTTATTTTATTTCAACCTTGCTATTTAATATTTTTATTTATAAATTAATTATCCAAAAATTTCCAACTAGTTTGGCTCAAGATCAGAGCATTATTAAAACGGGTATATACCAAAGTATCCTTAACTGTTTAAATACTGTTGCCCAATATCTCGACTCTATTTTAGTGTGGCATTTCCTGGGATCAGAGAGCCTAGCGATGTATTCGCTAGCTATTTCTATCCCCGAGCAAGCTCGGATATTTTTTAAGTTTATACCTTCTTTAGCAATGCCAAAGTTAGTTCACCTGTCTGTAGACGAAATTAATTCCTTTTTGCCCCGCAAGGTTTTGTATTTTTCGTTAGTTATTGTTTTGGGAATTGTTGGTTACTACTTTTTGGCCCCCACGCTTTTTCATTTATTCTTCCCAAAATATAATCAAGCTATCCCATTAACCCAATTAGCTGGTTTGAATATGATTTCAATAGTTCCTGGAGTTATGGGAACCGCATTGGTGGCAAAGCAAAGGCATCGACGTATGGGAATATCGGGAGTAACTACTCCTATCGTACAAATTGCATTAACTTTCGGGTTCGGGTATTATCTTGGCTTAGTAGGTCTGATTCTGGCAAGAATAGCTACACAGGTTTTTATAATAATTGAGAATTATTTTTTATTAGTTTACAAGTGA
- a CDS encoding GDP-mannose 4,6-dehydratase, with protein sequence MRILITGGAGFQGSHIVNYLVQNGHEITILNTFSESSQERLLTLKDKVTTVWGSVTDKELVDKTVREHDLITHLAARINVDESVTDPRSYLDVNIYGTYNILEAIRKLTNRPRLIYWSTCEVYGEPKRGITLNEESELRPQSPYAASKAGADRLCYSYYQTYGLNIVISRFFNIFGEGQKSGQHGALIPIMVERAIHGEPLTVSGTGKQTRDYTYISDVIKAFGLLMNHKELSGQAVNFASGVNTSVIDIAQYIANKLKAKVVHTPARPGEVMKFPADISKAKTLGFKPTVTIWEGIDRYIDWRLSKKEPSSPGASKYISARLFEKPE encoded by the coding sequence ATGAGAATTTTAATCACTGGTGGGGCCGGTTTTCAGGGAAGCCATATCGTGAATTATCTAGTTCAAAATGGTCACGAGATCACTATTCTTAATACCTTCTCGGAGTCTTCGCAAGAACGCCTTCTAACTCTAAAGGACAAGGTGACTACTGTGTGGGGAAGTGTTACTGATAAGGAGTTGGTTGACAAGACGGTCCGCGAACACGATCTGATTACCCATCTTGCCGCAAGAATAAATGTAGATGAGTCAGTTACGGACCCAAGATCTTATTTAGATGTTAATATTTATGGCACCTACAACATTTTAGAAGCCATCCGAAAGTTGACAAACAGGCCACGACTAATTTATTGGAGCACTTGTGAAGTTTACGGTGAACCCAAAAGAGGTATTACCTTAAATGAAGAATCAGAACTTCGCCCTCAAAGTCCATATGCCGCATCAAAAGCTGGAGCCGATCGCCTATGTTATTCTTATTATCAAACTTACGGTTTAAACATTGTCATAAGCCGTTTTTTTAATATTTTTGGAGAGGGACAAAAGTCAGGGCAACATGGCGCATTAATTCCCATAATGGTAGAAAGGGCAATACACGGAGAACCATTGACAGTATCCGGGACAGGCAAACAAACACGAGACTATACTTATATTTCTGATGTTATAAAAGCTTTCGGACTTCTTATGAACCACAAGGAATTATCCGGGCAAGCAGTTAACTTTGCTTCTGGAGTTAATACTTCTGTTATAGATATTGCTCAATACATCGCGAATAAACTAAAGGCGAAAGTCGTGCATACGCCAGCCCGCCCCGGCGAAGTAATGAAGTTTCCGGCAGACATTTCCAAGGCGAAAACACTTGGATTTAAGCCTACGGTAACTATTTGGGAAGGGATTGATCGGTATATTGACTGGCGGTTATCAAAGAAAGAACCCTCTTCGCCCGGTGCCTCCAAGTATATTTCTGCGAGACTGTTTGAAAAGCCTGAGTAG
- a CDS encoding SDR family oxidoreductase has translation MIMTKKRILVLGATGKIGRLLFLGLSSTKGYEVWGTSRSSIKTKQIFNAKEREHILDELNAWNIKKFENIIYQLRPQEVINCIGIIKQLPECQVPEQAIYVNALFPHLLSGICKKNNARLIHLSTDCVFSGRKGNYDDNDTPDALDMYGKTKGLGEVANSHSLTIRSSYIGHELGTKYELLEWFLSQRVTVKGFRRAIYSGLTLIELTKVFSKYIIPNDELTGIYNISSKPISKFDLLQLIAKRYNKSTRIEIDDNFICDRSLNSDKFRKLSKYIPPDWPKMIEDMYVQNINLLKKKSISA, from the coding sequence ATGATTATGACAAAAAAGAGGATTCTAGTGCTGGGCGCAACGGGGAAAATTGGTCGCCTTCTCTTTCTCGGCTTATCTAGCACTAAAGGTTATGAAGTTTGGGGAACCTCGAGAAGCTCGATTAAGACAAAACAGATATTCAACGCTAAAGAGCGTGAGCACATACTTGATGAATTAAACGCATGGAACATCAAAAAGTTTGAAAATATAATTTATCAACTACGACCACAAGAAGTGATTAACTGCATTGGAATAATTAAACAATTACCAGAATGCCAAGTGCCTGAACAAGCCATTTATGTTAATGCGCTTTTCCCACATCTGTTATCAGGTATTTGTAAAAAGAATAATGCTAGATTAATTCATCTAAGCACAGACTGCGTATTTAGCGGACGGAAGGGAAATTATGACGATAATGATACTCCAGATGCATTAGATATGTATGGTAAAACAAAAGGGCTGGGCGAAGTCGCTAATTCGCATTCTTTGACAATCAGATCTTCATATATCGGCCATGAACTAGGAACTAAATACGAACTATTGGAATGGTTTCTGTCACAGCGGGTTACAGTTAAAGGATTTCGAAGAGCTATTTATAGTGGATTGACATTAATCGAACTTACCAAAGTTTTTAGTAAATATATAATTCCAAATGACGAGCTTACAGGCATTTATAATATTTCGTCAAAACCAATTTCTAAATTTGATCTCTTGCAATTAATAGCAAAAAGATATAATAAATCTACTAGAATTGAGATCGATGATAATTTTATCTGTGATAGATCATTAAATTCAGACAAGTTCAGAAAATTAAGCAAATATATTCCTCCGGATTGGCCCAAAATGATCGAGGATATGTATGTCCAAAATATTAACTTGCTTAAAAAGAAATCAATATCAGCATGA
- a CDS encoding glycosyltransferase family 4 protein yields MCQAFFDNGHKLELLQPRIPPVKTIKENFWDYYQLAPNRYVLKSLPCLILPETLLTERFFSHLRYFVMSWSYSLGLVLYLFTNKRKYVHLFTECKEILVLLKLIKLIYSPTVVYEVHILPGNFYERLLEKIALSRVDIIVTTTHKMAEYYTKKNFAGKIEVLPNSINLQDFDYQTSKSELRKGLKLPSEKIIVGYGGRFLTNNMEKGIPELISAMGILKKENKKLFLVCVGGPEEQIEKYRRLAKENNLAKDDYYFIGHVPPKTLYKYMRAFDVCAMPFPWTEHYAYIMAPLKMFEYMATKNPIIATDLPSVKEVLIDRETALLAEPGSPESLALGIKELITNKKLAETIATQAFQTVSQKYTWRHRAKRVLSLITASQYTDQSLPK; encoded by the coding sequence ATGTGCCAGGCTTTTTTTGATAATGGTCACAAATTAGAGTTGTTACAACCCAGAATTCCGCCGGTAAAAACAATTAAAGAAAATTTTTGGGATTATTATCAGCTAGCACCAAACAGGTATGTCTTAAAAAGTTTGCCTTGCCTGATATTACCGGAGACTTTGTTAACGGAGCGGTTTTTCTCACATTTACGCTATTTTGTTATGAGCTGGTCATATAGTCTTGGACTGGTCCTGTATCTCTTCACCAACAAGAGAAAATATGTGCACTTGTTTACTGAATGTAAAGAAATTTTAGTTTTACTTAAGCTGATCAAACTAATATATAGCCCTACAGTTGTTTATGAAGTGCATATTTTGCCTGGTAATTTCTATGAACGGTTACTGGAAAAGATTGCACTTAGCAGGGTAGATATTATAGTTACCACTACTCATAAAATGGCAGAATATTACACAAAGAAGAATTTTGCAGGGAAAATAGAAGTTCTCCCAAATAGTATAAACTTGCAGGATTTTGATTATCAAACTTCCAAATCTGAGCTACGAAAGGGATTAAAACTACCTTCTGAAAAAATTATTGTCGGATATGGAGGCAGGTTTTTGACCAATAACATGGAAAAGGGTATACCAGAGCTTATCTCTGCTATGGGAATTTTAAAGAAGGAAAATAAGAAATTATTTTTGGTATGTGTTGGCGGACCAGAGGAACAGATAGAAAAATATCGCCGCCTAGCGAAAGAGAACAATCTGGCTAAAGACGATTATTATTTTATCGGTCACGTCCCTCCAAAGACTCTTTACAAATACATGCGCGCTTTTGATGTTTGTGCCATGCCCTTTCCTTGGACAGAACACTACGCTTATATAATGGCACCACTCAAGATGTTTGAATACATGGCTACCAAAAATCCAATTATTGCTACTGATCTCCCCTCCGTAAAAGAAGTGTTGATTGACCGGGAAACTGCGTTGTTGGCTGAGCCGGGTAGCCCAGAAAGTTTAGCACTAGGAATTAAGGAGTTGATTACTAACAAAAAGTTAGCCGAAACAATTGCTACTCAGGCTTTTCAAACAGTCTCGCAGAAATATACTTGGAGGCACCGGGCGAAGAGGGTTCTTTCTTTGATAACCGCCAGTCAATATACCGATCAATCCCTTCCCAAATAG
- a CDS encoding class I SAM-dependent methyltransferase, with the protein MGTTTILDVGCSDGRESFLRDVRFLGRITGVEAYIPAAKKALESKAYHKVIVGDISKLWKKFKDNSFDAVVSFDVIEHLDKTQGWELIKQAQRIARRKVIILTPNGYISQDDKHTEINPWNKHRSGWFAKDFNAAGFACIGAGGLKFLRREEGYIRFSPKTIWLVVANVSQFFFSRMPALSFHLLAVKSTL; encoded by the coding sequence ATGGGAACGACTACTATCTTAGATGTCGGCTGCAGTGATGGGAGAGAGTCCTTTTTAAGGGACGTACGGTTTTTGGGAAGAATTACGGGAGTTGAAGCGTATATTCCAGCCGCAAAGAAGGCACTTGAATCTAAAGCGTATCACAAAGTTATTGTTGGGGATATTTCTAAATTGTGGAAGAAATTTAAAGATAATTCCTTCGATGCTGTAGTTTCTTTTGATGTTATCGAGCATTTAGATAAAACGCAAGGCTGGGAATTGATTAAACAAGCACAGCGAATCGCTCGCAGAAAAGTAATTATTCTTACGCCTAACGGGTATATCTCTCAAGACGACAAACATACAGAAATAAACCCATGGAATAAACACCGTTCGGGGTGGTTTGCTAAAGATTTTAACGCTGCCGGATTTGCATGCATTGGTGCTGGCGGCCTTAAGTTCCTTCGTCGAGAAGAGGGTTACATCCGTTTTTCACCCAAAACAATTTGGCTCGTGGTCGCCAACGTCTCCCAGTTCTTTTTTTCAAGAATGCCTGCCTTAAGCTTTCATTTGCTTGCGGTTAAATCAACACTATGA
- the wecB gene encoding UDP-N-acetylglucosamine 2-epimerase (non-hydrolyzing), whose product MKILTIIGTRPEIIKLSVLMPLLDQLCDHKILHTGQNYTANLKDIFFKELGLRAPDYSFESQSSSPFKSIGKIMVGAEKVINSFRPDRIVIFGDTNSGLSAIVAKKMGIPVFHLEAGNRCFDDRVPEESNRRIIDTCSALLMANTERARDLLIHEGYHASRIYVVGNPIKEVLDRYAEKINSSQKLEELQVKEKKYFLATLHRTENTNDLKRLANFVSAFNSIVRRYRLPFVWSVHPRTKDKLSKLTSGIKLDKGITIVEAMGFFDFVKLEKNAYCVLSDSGTEPEECTLFGVPNVALRDTNERPEAIEAGSNILSGANADSVLLSVETVLSQRVNWTIPEEYLVPNWSNKVAKVLLGYRENIQQF is encoded by the coding sequence ATGAAGATTTTAACTATTATTGGAACTAGGCCTGAAATTATTAAGCTAAGTGTATTAATGCCCCTTTTGGACCAATTGTGTGATCACAAAATCCTCCATACTGGGCAAAACTACACCGCGAACCTAAAAGATATTTTTTTTAAGGAATTAGGATTACGAGCTCCCGATTATTCTTTCGAATCACAATCAAGTAGTCCATTTAAGAGTATAGGCAAAATTATGGTTGGAGCAGAAAAAGTAATTAACTCATTCAGGCCTGACCGCATTGTGATTTTCGGAGATACTAATAGCGGTCTATCTGCAATAGTGGCTAAAAAGATGGGAATTCCAGTTTTTCACTTGGAAGCAGGTAACCGATGCTTTGATGACCGCGTACCTGAGGAGTCGAATAGAAGAATTATTGATACTTGCAGTGCTCTTCTCATGGCGAATACCGAGAGGGCTAGAGATCTTTTGATTCACGAAGGTTACCACGCGAGTCGCATATATGTGGTTGGTAATCCTATTAAAGAAGTTCTTGATCGCTATGCAGAGAAAATAAACTCAAGTCAAAAACTTGAAGAGTTGCAGGTAAAAGAAAAAAAATATTTTCTTGCTACTCTGCATAGAACTGAGAATACTAACGATTTAAAACGGCTCGCAAACTTTGTTTCAGCATTTAATTCGATCGTAAGAAGATACAGACTTCCGTTTGTTTGGAGTGTCCATCCTAGGACTAAGGATAAGTTGTCTAAATTAACATCCGGGATTAAACTCGATAAAGGTATTACGATTGTTGAGGCAATGGGTTTTTTTGACTTTGTTAAATTGGAAAAGAATGCTTACTGTGTCTTGAGTGATAGCGGAACCGAACCAGAGGAATGTACATTATTTGGTGTTCCTAACGTCGCATTACGTGATACAAACGAACGACCGGAAGCAATTGAGGCGGGAAGTAATATCCTTTCGGGAGCAAATGCGGATTCAGTATTACTTAGTGTCGAAACAGTATTAAGTCAAAGGGTTAACTGGACAATTCCAGAAGAGTACTTGGTTCCAAACTGGAGTAATAAAGTTGCTAAAGTTCTTTTAGGGTATCGGGAAAACATTCAGCAATTTTAA